In Fusarium verticillioides 7600 chromosome 6, whole genome shotgun sequence, the sequence GTCTCGGTTGAGAATGAGTAAGGTTTCTCCAGGGACACAGGAACAACACCTCCAAAAACCCCAGTTGACTCGATCGCCTCAACAAGCGCCAATCTACAAATCTCGCCCAGATAGAACCCGCTGACCATGTGCTCTAAAGGCTGAAACTCAGGTCGGGAGTGGTTCGCCAATAATTGCCGATCCCACCttgtcaagggcaagatATCACGTCCCATCATGCTGATctcgctgttgatgatgacatgtGTCGCTTTCTCAAACCATTGCGGAGGACGCTCGCCAAATTTGACACGTCCGATGGCGGACACAGGAAGATAGGCAGCAAGGTTGACGCCAGTACCAAGGATGAGACCGAACCTTGTTGTGGGGTGGTTATACGACTCCGATAGTAAGCATGCACTGGAGTCGTTGACGATAGCGCGAAGTTCTACGTTGAGACCGCGGTTTAAGCAGGCTGTTCGTACgatctctccaagatcttgaccTAACAACCCATTGCACGCAGCGAAGCCCTTGCCCATCCCTTGCAACTTGCCACCTGCTAGTGATGTTTGCCTAACGAATATTAGCTCTGGGCGATAGGGTGGGTGGAATAAGCATACTCAATGGGAAAGCTCCATGCCATTGACATAGGCAAAGGTCCATCAGATCTATCTTGCTGCTCTAGCTCTGCTGATAGAGTTTCAAGTATTCTCTCGGCCATCCAGTCAAAGAACAACCTGCCTTCTAGGGCTTTGATCTCAGGTGTGATACGGAAGTTCCTCATGCTCACGATCCTGCTCTGCTCTCCGATATTGGACACGCGACCACACAGTTCCACCAATGCTACTCTGAGGGTCGAaccaccaacatccaatGCCACAAAGCGGCCAACCTCTGTACCTCTTGGTAGCTGATGACTGTATGACGGTAGCATACACTCCATATCAGTTTCTAGTCGCTCTAGGAGTTGTTTTCGTAGGTTGTTGGATAGTTCTTGCAGGCCATCTTGACTGACAGGGTCGAGGAATAgagcctctgcctctttgAGAAAGTCCTGGGCAGATTTGCGCGGCGTATTGGCGGCGACTCTCGTCTTTGTGTTTGTCTCAAGTCCCAGAGAGCTGCCCCAGTAAGCCAAGAGTGACTGGACTAGTGATTTCCCCCGAAGGaggctcttgatgatggcagccaAGAGTGTCTTTTGAAAAGTCGCTGACATGATGGTAACGAGTGATTATGGAAAATAGAAACGAAGGGGGAAAGGAAACAAGGTTTGAGTCATGGACGCGGCAGAATGTAAATAGTCCAAGAGAATGCgaaaggaagaggttgaagcaaCCGCCTTCGAAGGAATagatgagatgggatgggatggggTGAGGGTGAGAATCTTACGCCCCGATGGATTGACCAACtgctactactactactagCAGGTGGAGAGTGTCTGATGGACAGGCACAGGTTCCTGGATGGGTAGCTCAGACGAGGGGAGATCTGAAGGAAACAACacgaagatggagatggagatgggggTGGGCCACCTCTGATGGGACATGCCAGGAGTAGAAGGGATCAAAGCATGAGAAGGGACGGATAGAGCGGAGCAGACGACAACAGAGTCCCGCAgagaggaagcagaagagagTCGACGTTGCAAGGGGAAGAAGTCGGTCTGGTCGAATTCAGTTTCCGTGCAGTTCACGCTGTGTCATGGAAGTAGAGGGAGAGCAAGAGTGCAGATGAATGCAAGTGGTAATTGGTAGTAGTAATGTATCATATCGCCTCCAATTCGTCCATGAGATCAAAACCAACGTCGCACAGCGAAAGCGCCCGCTCACGCACCCGCTCTCTCACAGTCACAGGCGACACGCGACAACCGCCACAGCGATGGGAGCCAGCAAATTAGTGAGCAGAAGCGCCTGTAACTGTAATTGTCATTGTAGGTGGCCGTTGGCCTCTGTGTGGCCTTGGAGTTTGTTGGGTCAGACGGGGTCGAGGATCGTAGCCAGATGGGGGGGGAGGATGTTAGTTAGTAGGTTGTAACGTAACGTTGcgtgtgagtgtgagtgcCCCGTGAGAAAGTGGATGGTAATTCATTAGTGAGTGACATGGGCCGGTCACGTTTTAATTGTTAGTGTGCACCGCTACTATTGGAGGCTGAAAGGCCgtctcaacaatctccatAAATTCAGAGGGTTCATCTGATTTGACATGTTACTTCAAACTTGTCCTCGTTACACAGACATCGCCAAGGAACGTAATTTGAAACAATCTGCCCTTCTTCGGCGCGTCTACACCTCTATCCTGGACCCCTGCAGGTATTGAAGTGACCTTGCCACGAGcatgaacaagatcaatATCCTGGAACCAATCCTGTCATCAGCTAGTGCGCTTACACGGCATTaattcttgatcatcttggggGATGTGACCTCGGCTCAGTTTCATTGCTGAGGCGTAGGCTTCACCTAACGACAAAGTTCCAGAAACAAGGTATACAATACGAACAAAAGAACTCTATCATGCTTCCACCTCCCGTAAAGAGAAATCGGGATCCCGAGACctctgtatgtatgtaccaTGGATCTGATAACATCCCTCCAACGCTACCTTACATCGGAGCTAATGCCGGCTACTGTATATCGCTGACTATATCCGTCTTCGCCCCGTAGAAACAAGCAAGCTTGGCTCTGGCCAATGGAAGCAGAAGGCAACCTTGACAACACTACCTGTCATGGACGAGCAAGCAATACAGTGCGGCTTCTCAAACAGTGTTAAACTTCATAGTAAACGTTTCATTCCCTCCCCCGCGAATCATTGCACCTATCGTGACTTGCTATCCAACCTTACATTGTCCACTGACCGAAGTCGCTCTCCCCACGCTCCATCATGAATGGCAGTGGGAAAGCGTAAAGTAAAGTGGCGTCCTACCTATCTCGGGCAGTGGCTCCTATCATGATGCAACGGGTCCCCATGGATGGCAAGTGACTCTCTCTTGGTAGTGACTTGTGCGCCTTTGATAAGCTCTCCTCATAAGCAACTGACTCCTCGAAAGTGTAATCATATTTCTTAAACCCCTAACGCACTCAACAACTCCTACCAAAACTCCATTACTTGATAACCTCATTTCTAAACCCAGCACTTATAACATCATCACCCACTACCAATAACACAACCACATACATCATGCGGCTCATCATCCGTGACGACGAGACTGAGGCATGCAAGTATGTCGCCAATTATGTCGTGGAGCGCATCAATGCCTTCCAACCCACACCCGAGCAtcccttcatcctcggccTCCCGACAGGCTCTAGCCCTATCGGAGTGTATGATATGCTAGTGCGCAAGTACAAGGCTGGCGAAGTATGTTGCATCACCTCATCCTATAGCAGCATCTAACAATAGCAGGTCTCATTCGAGAATGTAGTCACCTTCAACATGGACGAGTACGTCGGTCTTCCTCGAGACGACCCAAACTCCTACCACTCCTTCATGTGGAAGCACTTCTTCTCTCATGTCAACATTCATCCTTCCAACGTCCACATACTCGACGGCAACGCTGCCAGCCCGGAAGCCGAATGTGATGCATACGAGGAAGCTATCAAGGCAGCTGGTGGTATTGATCTCTTCTTGGCCGGTATTGGTGAAGACGGTCACATCGCTTTCAACGAACCCGGATCAAGCCTTGCCAGTCGCACTCGAGTCAAGACATTAGCATACGACACCATTCTATCCAACTCGCGCTTCTTTGACAACGATGTAAGCCGGGTGCCAAGAATGGCATTGACTGTGGGCGTCCAAACAGTCCTCGAAGCAAGAGAGGTTGTTGTCATTATCCTTGGAGCCCGCAAGGCGCTTGCATTGCAAAAATGCGTCGAACAAGGCGTCAACCACATGTGGTCACTATCATGCCTTCAGCTCCACCCTCATCCCATGATTGTCGTCGACGAGGACGCCACATTGGAACTTCAGGTAAAGACAGTCAAGGTAAGCGACTCTTCCTCCCATCATGAGCCTCCGCTAACATGGACGACAGtacttcaagagcatcgagAAAGTTGCTCGCGAGCAGGGATTCGAGCAGATTCTTCCCTCCAAAGTACGAACTGGCAACGTCGCTATTCCTGAAACCAAGATTCAGAGAGCTCAGAGTCCTGCGATTATCGCTCCGGAGCCGATTACTTCACATCTCTTGCGAGCGACACCTGCGGGCGACTACTCTATGAGAACCCCTTCGCCCGATTTGTTCCCCGACCGAATGGCATCGCGTATTCCAGAACCGAACCTGAACCGCAGACTTACGCCCAACCTCGAAGTTCAGACCGACGTCCCAAAGACGAAAGTTGAGATGATCGATAGCGCCGTCGCCATGTCTCCAGACGCCCCTGTCGCGAACTTGCTTCAGCCGATGACAGCAAACATTAAGGCAATGCGATCACCGTCGCCAGACCTAGTTCCCGACAGTATGGCCTCACGCATTCCTGAGCCAGA encodes:
- a CDS encoding hexokinase — translated: MSATFQKTLLAAIIKSLLRGKSLVQSLLAYWGSSLGLETNTKTRVAANTPRKSAQDFLKEAEALFLDPVSQDGLQELSNNLRKQLLERLETDMECMLPSYSHQLPRGTEVGRFVALDVGGSTLRVALVELCGRVSNIGEQSRIVSMRNFRITPEIKALEGRLFFDWMAERILETLSAELEQQDRSDGPLPMSMAWSFPIEQTSLAGGKLQGMGKGFAACNGLLGQDLGEIVRTACLNRGLNVELRAIVNDSSACLLSESYNHPTTRFGLILGTGVNLAAYLPVSAIGRVKFGERPPQWFEKATHVIINSEISMMGRDILPLTRWDRQLLANHSRPEFQPLEHMVSGFYLGEICRLALVEAIESTGVFGGVVPVSLEKPYSFSTETLSIIEGDTSSDAEEARKQFSSRHPSSQTHTAADLLFLKQLASLISKRSSALAAAGVHAFWNLRIDSQNTFVSTLSPGSSERDSAEADRDLAETTVAYNGGVIESYPGYLDSCQSYLNDLVAADKTEKSGNRTIKLVSAKESSLMGAAVALASLEEVVEGPLGVVG
- a CDS encoding glucosamine-6-phosphate deaminase; the protein is MRLIIRDDETEACKYVANYVVERINAFQPTPEHPFILGLPTGSSPIGVYDMLVRKYKAGEVSFENVVTFNMDEYVGLPRDDPNSYHSFMWKHFFSHVNIHPSNVHILDGNAASPEAECDAYEEAIKAAGGIDLFLAGIGEDGHIAFNEPGSSLASRTRVKTLAYDTILSNSRFFDNDVSRVPRMALTVGVQTVLEAREVVVIILGARKALALQKCVEQGVNHMWSLSCLQLHPHPMIVVDEDATLELQVKTVKYFKSIEKVAREQGFEQILPSKVRTGNVAIPETKIQRAQSPAIIAPEPITSHLLRATPAGDYSMRTPSPDLFPDRMASRIPEPNLNRRLTPNLEVQTDVPKTKVEMIDSAVAMSPDAPVANLLQPMTANIKAMRSPSPDLVPDSMASRIPEPDLSRRLTPNPELQKKINTIGAH
- a CDS encoding glucosamine-6-phosphate deaminase, yielding MDEYVGLPRDDPNSYHSFMWKHFFSHVNIHPSNVHILDGNAASPEAECDAYEEAIKAAGGIDLFLAGIGEDGHIAFNEPGSSLASRTRVKTLAYDTILSNSRFFDNDVSRVPRMALTVGVQTVLEAREVVVIILGARKALALQKCVEQGVNHMWSLSCLQLHPHPMIVVDEDATLELQVKTVKYFKSIEKVAREQGFEQILPSKVRTGNVAIPETKIQRAQSPAIIAPEPITSHLLRATPAGDYSMRTPSPDLFPDRMASRIPEPNLNRRLTPNLEVQTDVPKTKVEMIDSAVAMSPDAPVANLLQPMTANIKAMRSPSPDLVPDSMASRIPEPDLSRRLTPNPELQKKINTIGAH